The genomic window GTGGTGCGCCAATGCCGGTCACTGCCGCCCGTCGATTGTGGAAGCCATTCAAAAGGCCGCTGCTGAACTCGACTTCGCGCCATCCTTCCAGTTTTCCCACCCCAAGGCGTTCGAGCTGGCTTCGCGCATTGCAGCCCTTGCGCCCGGTGACCTCAACCATGTGTTCTTCGGCAACTCCGGCTCTGAGGCAGACGACACAGCGCTGAAAATCGCACTGGCCTATCACCGCGCAAAGGGTGAGGGCAGCCGCACGCGCCTGATCGGCCGCGAGCGCGCCTATCACGGCACCGGCTTTGGCGGCATTTCCGTTGGCGGCATGGTGATGAACCGCAAATGGTTCTCCGGCGCGATGCTGCCCGGCGTTGACCATCTGCCCGCTACCTATTCACGTGAGCATCAGGCGTTCACCAAGGGCCAGCCTGAATGGGGTGCCCATCTGGCGGATGATCTGGAGCGGCTCGTCGCCCTGCATGATGCGTCCACCATTGCTGCAGTCATTGTGGAACCCATGGCCGGCTCCACCGGCGTGCTGCCGCCGCCTGTCGGCTATCTGCAGCGTCTGCGGGAGATCACCAGGAAGCACGGCATCCTGCTGATCTTCGACGAAGTTATTACCGGGTACGGACGATTGGGCGCGGCCTTTGCAGCCGAGCGTTTTGGTGTGGTGCCGGATATGATTACCTTTGCCAAGGGCGTGACCTCAGCGTCCGTGCCCTTGTCCGGCGTGATTGTCAGCGAAGACATTTACGACACCTTCCAGGACAGCGTGACGGGCGTCGATCACGCCATTGATCTGTTCCATGGCTACACGTACTCCGCGCATCCCCTGGCCTGTGCGGCAGCACTCGCCACACTGGACCTCTACCGTGATGAAGGCCTGTTCGAGCGCACCGCATCCATTGAGGCGATGTGGGCTGATGCCATCATGAGCCTGAAGGGTCATCCGCTGGTCGAAGACATCCGCCAGATGGGTCTGACCGCGGCGTTTGATCTGGCGCCCGTCGAGGGAGCACCGGCCAAACGCGGCTTTGATGCCATGAAGGCGGCCTTCCACGACCATGACCTGATGATCCGCGCCAGTGGCGACACGATCTGCC from Candidatus Phaeomarinobacter ectocarpi includes these protein-coding regions:
- a CDS encoding aspartate aminotransferase family protein → MTPPDDLGPASTPNDLDAFWVPFTPNAEFKKRPRLVARAEGMHYYTPEGRAILDGTAGLWCANAGHCRPSIVEAIQKAAAELDFAPSFQFSHPKAFELASRIAALAPGDLNHVFFGNSGSEADDTALKIALAYHRAKGEGSRTRLIGRERAYHGTGFGGISVGGMVMNRKWFSGAMLPGVDHLPATYSREHQAFTKGQPEWGAHLADDLERLVALHDASTIAAVIVEPMAGSTGVLPPPVGYLQRLREITRKHGILLIFDEVITGYGRLGAAFAAERFGVVPDMITFAKGVTSASVPLSGVIVSEDIYDTFQDSVTGVDHAIDLFHGYTYSAHPLACAAALATLDLYRDEGLFERTASIEAMWADAIMSLKGHPLVEDIRQMGLTAAFDLAPVEGAPAKRGFDAMKAAFHDHDLMIRASGDTICLSPPLIVSEDEVGEIVARTRKVFDQVS